In the Gossypium arboreum isolate Shixiya-1 chromosome 10, ASM2569848v2, whole genome shotgun sequence genome, one interval contains:
- the LOC128282264 gene encoding ankyrin repeat-containing protein BDA1-like has translation MDERMMGAAQTGDINILYELILNDPYVLQRIDDVPFFHTPLHVAASAGHIDFMMEMINLNPSFARKLNQAGFSPMHLALQNQKTQAVLRLLRFDEGLVRVKGREGFTPLHHVVENGNVDFLIKFLEVCPEAIEDVTVRDETVFHLAVKNDRFEAFQFLVGWLIRSRHKAANRWEKELLSWADIDGNTVLHVAAIRNRSQVVKVVLERLCRDHINAKNAEGLTALDIPSQYPLDEGRVDYKESIKDMISKAGGLSGSSSLLPKTSISSFHIESLKGKVSVLNKFATIASRGKKGIPHEMRNTILVVTVLIITATYTATLNPPKQPDTISNSQNFQLKYDASLGSTSNGPVSSPPPAEEKNLKNILDVSTMFWLYNTLTFWAATVLTAYLLPSRSICLFILITLSLFGSCYMLLVAVSIRTLAFQYPYYLKTLGSVSYPSLSITNYCLATVLALVTLYRTCYYMLYRLVPKEGSSSSYKSFPLHLCCYSYSSYPKF, from the exons ATGGATGAGAGGATGATGGGGGCTGCACAAACAGGAGACATAAACATCTTGTATGAGTTAATTCTGAATGATCCATATGTtttacagcgtatcgatgatgTACCTTTTTTCCATACTCCTTTGCATGTAGCAGCCTCTGCAGGGCATATTGATTTTATGATGGAGATGATCAACTTAAACCCATCGTTTGCAAGAAAGCTAAACCAAGCTGGGTTTAGCCCCATGCACTTGGCTCTGCAAAATCAAAAAACTCAAGCAGTGCTTCGACTCCTCAGGTTTGATGAAGGCCTTGTTCGTGTCAAAGGGCGGGAGGGCTTCACTCCTTTGCATCATGTGGTTGAAAATGGAAATGTTGATTTTTTGATCAAGTTCCTTGAGGTTTGCCCCGAGGCTATTGAAGATGTGACTGTTCGAGATGAGACGGTTTTCCATCTTGCCGTAAAAAATGACAGGTTTGAAGCTTTCCAATTCTTGGTGGGGTGGCTTATAAGGAGCCGCCATAAAGCTGCCAACCGTTGGGAGAAAGAACTACTGAGTTGGGCAGACATTGATGGCAACACTGTTTTACATGTTGCTGCTATCAGGAACAGATCTCAG GTGGTGAAAGTAGTGCTGGAACGCTTGTGTCGTGACCATATCAATGCCAAAAATGCGGAGGGATTGACTGCACTTGATATCCCATCACAATACCCATTGGATGAAGGGAGAGTGGACTATAAGGAGTCCATTAAAGACATGATAAGCAAAGCAGGAGGTTTGAGTGGTTCCTCTTCCTTGCTTCCCAAAACCTCCATCTCTTCATTCCACATCGAATCTTTAAAAGGAAAGGTGTCAGTTCTTAACAAATTTGCAACAATAGCAAGTCGTGGAAAGAAGGGAATCCCACATGAGATGCGTAACACAATTTTAGTAGTCACAGTGCTAATTATAACAGCCACATACACTGCCACTTTGAACCCTCCAAAGCAGCCTGATACCATTTCAAATTCCCAGAATTTCCAACTCAAGTATGACGCATCTTTAGGTTCAACCAGCAATGGACCCGTATCAAGTCCTCCACCCGctgaagaaaaaaatttaaaaaatatactaGACGTGTCCACAATGTTTTGGTTATACAACACTTTAACCTTTTGGGCAGCAACTGTTTTAACAGCCTATCTCCTACCCAGCCGTTCAATCTGCTTGTTTATTCTCATAACACTTTCCTTGTTTGGGTCCTGTTACATGCTTTTAGTTGCTGTTTCCATTCGGACACTCGCATTTCAGTATCCATACTATCTTAAGACTCTTGGATCCGTTTCCTATCCTAGTCTCAGCATTACTAATTACTGCTTGGCAACGGTACTAGCTCTCGTGACATTATACAGGACATGCTATTATATGCTATACAGGTTAGTACCCAAAGAAGGTTCTTCCTCCTCCTACAAGTCGTTTCCTTTGCATCTTTGCTGTTATTCTTATTCCAGCTATCCTAAATTCTGA